The Myxococcales bacterium nucleotide sequence GATCATCACCCGGGCCTGATCGCTCGGCCATGACCGAGCTCGGTGGAGCACGCAGCGGTTGTCCCAAATGGCGATGTCCCCAGCGCGCCAGGTATGGGAGAAGACGCGGGGTGGTGTTGCGGCTTCTTCGGTGAGGCGATTCAAGATCGCGCGGCTCTCTTCGACATCACGTCCGAGGATATGCGAGGCATGGCGTCCGATGAACAGATACTGGCGGCCCGTCGCAGGGTGGGTGCGCACAATCGGATGTTCGACCGGGGGGAGAGCTTCCCAGCCTTCATCGCTCAAGACGTCGGTCCCCCCGATCAATTCTTGGGAATCGCGGTAGCTGTGCACCCCGACGGCGTCTTCAATTTCTTCGCGATCGGATGGGTTGAGTGCGTCGTAGGCGGCGCGCATGTCGGCCCACTCCGTTTCACCGCCAACGTCGGGAACAGTCCGCGCTGAGAGCAGGCACGCCTTTGCAGGCACGCTCTTGAACGAACGATCGGCGTGCCAGAACATGTTTTCCAGCAGGAAGAGCGCATAGGGCCCCTTGGGCTCGATCGATTTCCCGTTGGGCTTGATACTGGTGAGCATGGCGATGTCGGGGCTCTCGGCCCGCTCGGTCAAAAGCCGCTCGAGGGCACCGAAACGGCGAGAGAACTCCTCCTGCTCGTCGTCGCTCAAAAACTGTTCGCGAAAGATCAGCACCCCATGCTGGTGCCAGGCGTCTTTGATCGTCTCGAACCGTTCATCGCTCAGATTTCGCAACTCGACGCCCGTCACGATGGCGCCGAGTGTCGCTCCCTCGATCGGATGAATCGCCAGAGTCTGGGCCATGTTCGACCTCCGTTCGTTAATTAATTAACTCACTTTAGGGTCGGACGGAGTCCCGTACAAGTGGGGTCGTTAAATATTTAACGATTTTTCAGCGAATATTCCCAGCGAACCCTTCCATTTCTCGCCTTGCGGCGGGCCGATATCTTGTATTACATAAAGGACGTTACGTCGCATAAGATGGAGCCCCGCAACGACCTGGTTGACGCGGGCTATGCCCTCGTCGATCTGGGCCAGGAATACGTCGTGTACCTACCTACCGGGGGCTCGGTGACCGTGGAC carries:
- a CDS encoding TauD/TfdA family dioxygenase — its product is MAQTLAIHPIEGATLGAIVTGVELRNLSDERFETIKDAWHQHGVLIFREQFLSDDEQEEFSRRFGALERLLTERAESPDIAMLTSIKPNGKSIEPKGPYALFLLENMFWHADRSFKSVPAKACLLSARTVPDVGGETEWADMRAAYDALNPSDREEIEDAVGVHSYRDSQELIGGTDVLSDEGWEALPPVEHPIVRTHPATGRQYLFIGRHASHILGRDVEESRAILNRLTEEAATPPRVFSHTWRAGDIAIWDNRCVLHRARSWPSDQARVMIRTTVAGENFSNTWTL